Sequence from the Suncus etruscus isolate mSunEtr1 chromosome 1, mSunEtr1.pri.cur, whole genome shotgun sequence genome:
catttgccttgcatgaagccaacctgggacagacccagattcaattcccaacatcccatatggtccccctaccctgcgaggagccatttctgagtgcagagccaggagtaatccctgggtgccgctgggtgtggcccaaaaataaataaataaataaataaataaataaataaataaataaatgaatgaataaataaataaataaataaataaaactcagtgGTTTCCAGTGCCTGCCTATTCAGCAAACACTgactgagtgaaagaaagatTTGCATGCAAAAGTCTGGATTCCATTCCAAGCACAGCAAAATCCCTAGAGCACCAAGCCAGATCACTATGCCCCTGAGAATCTCTGTGTGTgatcccaaaatgaaacaaacagaaataaatacatattatcatAGCTAGAAATGTTTACTGGGATCGGTTCTGTTCCAGGCACTGTGGCTCCTGCCTAAGAAACACACATGTAATTGTGCACTGGGGTAGGTACAGAAAGCAAATGCAAAGGGCATCACCTGGGGGAAAGGAAGGAGCTTAGTGATCACCCACATCCTTTCTTAGACAAAAAACAGAAGTCATAAGAAGGTCAaggaggagttggagagataatacagcaaatgATATAGCaggttgccttacatgcggccaacccaggttgaatctccagcaccctatatggcaccacaagcaccaccaggagcgatttcctaagcatagagccagaagtaagccctaagcaccatggatatggccccaaaattaaaaataaaggaaacaaggaaggtgACCAAGGAACAGTGAGACTGCTGAGAAAGGACTGACAAGGAGGAAGTAAAGAATCTGGGGACTTGACTGCCCCCCAAAACATACAGCAGAGCCCCAAGACTAATTCTGTAGCTCCAACCTTCAGGTCCTTACATGGTGCTTCCAATTAATACCAGTATATTTTAGTTTGCTCAATAAAGTATTTTCCCAGTTATTTTTCAGAGTTTTCTGCTCTACATTCTTCAGGGTTTCTGTCACCATATACAGATCCTTTTGACTCTCACGGATTTTTTCAAACAAAGGAGGTAGTTCACTCTTCAGCTTCCTGGAGGGATGTTGAGGAGAGAAGCTGTCAGATCTCAGGGCAGCCTCCCCTAtcacccttctctctctccaacAGAGATTCCTAGTTGAGATTAAGAGCATCccatccagggccggagagatagcacagcagtaaggcgtttgccttgcatgcaaccaacacaggatggacaacagttcaaattccagcatcccatatggtcctctgggcctgccagccatgggtgatttctgagcacagagccaggagtaacccttgagctaaGAGCCTTCTcttttgacccaaaaaccaaaaccaaaaacaaaaagaaaaacatcccatCCAGTCTCCAGTaccacaggagtaatccctgagtattgccatatgtgaccctaaaacaaaacaaaacaaaaaaaatcaatcatgaagGGAAAACCAGGACAATAGCAGAGAGATATTCAAAACACTAAACAATGCTATGCTTGCAGgagtccaggtttgatccaagGCACCACCTGGTGGTCCCTGAGGAGTGAtcatcaggagttatccctgaacacagagccaggagtagtgcctgagcactgttagatgtggcccagaaacaaaaagaaaaattcagggtATCTGTCCCAGAGGAAGACTACTTCAGCAATTGGGGGAAGCTGTCTCCCATCCCCGCACCCCACTGTCCAGCAGTTCCAAGTGAGCAAACGGCCTGCTTGAGCAGCAAGGCCACATTCTCCTGAAAGTCAGTGGCTGTCACAGACTCTTAACTGGTGCCAGCTAAAGATATGCATGTGGAACATTCTGGGCAAGACATAGTTTACTGTGCACtgcaaggagggagggagttcTCCAAGCACTATACCAGGAGTagctcccaagcatcaccaggtttggctctaaaaccaaagattttaaagaattaaaataaaaataaggaaccagagggatagcacagcagtagggcatttgccttgcatgtggctgacccaggacagacctaggcttgatctctggcatcccatatggtcctccaagccaggaacgatttctgggcacatagccaggagtaacccctgagcatcaccaggtgtggccccaaaaccaaaataaataaataaataaaataaaaggggccagtgcaatggtgcagcagtagggcctttgccttgcatgcagctgacctaggacaaaccgaggttcgatcccccgagtgccatatggtccccaaagtccagagcaatttctgaggacatagccaggagtaacccctgagcatcactgagtatgcccaaaatccaaaataaaaaataaaaatagggccggagagatagcatgggggtaaggtgtttgccttgcatacagaaggatggtggtttgaatcccagcatcccatatggtcccctgagcctgccaagagcgatttctgagtgtagagccaggagtagcccctgagcgctgccaggtgtgacccaaaaaccaaaaataaataaataaatgaataaataaataaataataaaataaagtaaaaataattcaaaagttaGGTTTCTTGGAAGCAGACCATGGAAGTCTTCTGGGAGTAGAGGGATCATGCTGGGAGAAAGGAATAGGGATGCAGGAGCAGGTTAGAAGCTGAAAACCACCCCAAATATCCTGAGCTCCCCAGTGAACTTTTCCCTTTTCCCACCCCACCACTAACCACCCTCAGGCTCACCTGTTGTTAAGGGAATCCAGAAATGTCTGGGATATGCTGTATTGCTGTACACTGATGTCTATTTCCTGTACCATGGACATACACCCTTTAACTATTATTTTTGGCACTTGTATTTCTGCTGACACCTCTGAGTCTATCTGGTCCTCAATTTGAAATGCAGGGCTTCGATCTAGAAAAGGAAAGGTCAAGGCTTAAAGGATCTCTCCAGAAAACTCTTCTCACTGAGCcaaccctctccctctccccagccCCTTCCTACTAAGGGACTGTTCACTCTGCCTTCCAGAAAGCACTCTCTGAGGGGGCACCCAGGGCTGGAGCCTCTGGCCACCTTCTTACAAAATGGCCTCAAAGCAGCCACTTTTCCTTTCTATGAGAAGTTAGCAGCCTTGCTGCTGGTGTTTAAGGGATTCATTCAAATACTGCGGCCCCCATGAGGGCCAAGTGCCCACCAGAGACAGGTGTGAGCCAGTCCTAGTTAGTCAATAAGGTGAAAGAGTGGAGCAGAATTTCACACCCATTCCTGCAGTAGAGGAACCATAGCTGTAAGGCAGCCAGTTCAGGAAATTAGCCAGGCCCCTGTGTTGACCAGATGCTAACCCACGGCCAAGAAAAGAGGGAACATTTCTGATGCTGGGTTTCAGGGACAGGGTTTATTTCTAGAGAAAACGCATTAAGTAGCTGGTGGGAAACTTGACAGGCTGGAAACAGTGCCTGAAATCTGGGCCTGTATGTGTGACAAAACAGGACCAACTTGTTACTTGATCTAGGAAAAGTATGCTTCAAAATGTGTGCTTCATTACAGAGAAGAGAATCTTAGGTACACAGAGGAGATGACACATAGAGAAGGAAGAGGATAAACTCAGGCAGGAGACAAAGGCAACATCCTTAGTGACAAGGGGCCAGGGAGGTGAGACAAGAGTAGAGGCCTTTCCTCACATGTGtgacctgggtgtgatccccaacacTACACACAAATAGTGAGAAGACATATGAACCTTTGATGTGAGAATGTctcagcaccattgggtatggccaccTACAACAGAAGTTTGGAAGGAAAAAGcgaaggaaaaaaagggaggaaggaaggaaggaaggaaggaaggaaggaaggaaggaaggaaggaaggaaggaaggaaggaaggaaggaaggaaggaaggaaggaagggagggagggagggagggagggagggagggagggagggagggagggagggagggaggaatggaggaggaaaaaaggaagaagggaagggagggagggaaagatggaaagaagggaggaaggaggagagaaggggaaggagggaaggatggaagaaaggaagaaagggagggagttaaggagggagggggaaggatggggagaaaggaaggaagaaaaggagggaggaggaaaagaaggaagaagggaagggagggagggagagaagtgagggatggaaagatggaaagaagggaggaaggaggaagaaggggatggagggaagaatggaaggaaggaagaaagggagggagtaagtagggagggggaaggaatgggagggagggagggagggaggaaggaaggaaggaaggaaggaaggaaggaaggaaggaaggaaggaaggaaggaaggaaggaaggaaggaaggaaggaaggaaggaaggaaggaaggaaggaaggaaggaaggaaggaaggaaggaaggaaggaaggaaggaaggaaggaaggaaggaaggaaaagggaaggataaTCCATTGAAAAGGGAGctgaatggggcccggagagctagcacatcggtgtttgccttgcaagcagccgatccaggaccaaaggtggttggttcaagtcccggtgtcccatatggtcccccgtgcctgccaggagctatttctgagcagacagccaggagtaacccctgagcactgccgggtgtggcccaaaaaaaaaaaaaaagaaaagaaaagaaaagggagctgATCCAGGGTCCATAGCGAGAACTCAGAGAAACTTACCTTACAGCTACAAGAACTATCTTAGCtgacttaaaagaaaatttttcacaGGAGGGAAAACGGGAAAGAAAGATTGCTTGGGAAGTTTCAAACAAATTTCCACTCCATTCCATCTTTCCTCTGGAATGCATGTCTACACCAGGGTGGGGGACACAGACACACTTTCCATTTCTCAGGGGTCAATGTCAGTGGGGGTTGAGAATGGGTGGGAGCAGTGGGTGAAACTACCTCATACTGACCTTTGGACCACCCAGGATTCTCTCTCTTCACTAAGTCTTCGCACTCCACTATGTCCTGCACTGTGAGGCTATTGTAGATTGCTTTATAACCCCAGAGAGTTTTCTTCACAAGACAAAAGCATTCAAATCTCTTAGCATCAACAAGGCTTCTGACATGAATCATCTTCCCACCTGAGTCCATACGTTGGACCACCTTTCTTGTGGCAACTTCAAAGGCGCTGAACATTGTGCTGGGATCACCTGGAAAAGAAACATCAAGATcttcccagcaaaaaaaaaaaaaagcttagttcCTCACCAAGCTCCAAATGAAAGTGATGGCCACCAACTCTTCCCAAGTAGTCTGGTCCTGGCAGAAAGCTCTGGAACCTTTTCAGAATGGGTGGGGGCAGAGTCTCCTTTCGGCATGAGCCATAGCAGCCCAACATCACACCCGTATACCCTCCATCAGAAACGGTAGAACTCCACCACTAAAAAATATGAGCAGCTGAACCTTCTCAGGTGGGACCAGACtacaggctgaaaactctggagtaTTCCTGGAATAGGAGTATGCCAAGTCCTTTCCAACCCACCACCAGAAAACCCAGCAACTTTCACCCACACCCACCATCTTCTGGGCAGAAAAATAGCCCAGATTATGAGCCCAGCTTAtgagctccaaaagaaaatgatggctgcCAACTCCTCCCGAGTAGTCTGATTtaggctgaaaactctgaggcCTTCTCAAAATGGGTGGGAGCAGATTCCCCATTCTGCTTGAAGGAACAGGAGGCCACAGCCACACCTTACAGCTTACACCCTCCCACTGAAAAGGTCCACAATTTAACTTTTCAAACTGCCCACTAGCAGATTTGCTCCAGATCTATAGATCCAGGACAGCAGGGTCACAAGCGGTCAcatgacacctcaaaattttatagtagggcccagagagatagcacagcagcgtttgccttgcaagcaaccaatccaggacgaaaggtggttggttcgaatcccggtgtcccatatggtcccccgtgcctgccaggagctatttctgagcagaaagccaggagtgacccctgagcactgccgggtgtggcccaaaaaacaaaaaaaaaaattttatagtggTATCAGCCCAGTAGAATCATAGCAAATTTGATAGGAAAGTTGTATAGAAGACCTCCAAGTTCAGTAAGCCTAAATAATAACTCTACTGAATACTAGCTAGCACAAATACTAAATACTAACTACCCAcatgcttgctttggcagcacatatattaaaattggaacgatacagagatgaTTAGCATGGGCCcagcgcaaggatgacacgcaaattcatgaagcattccgtatttattttaaaagaaaaaaaatattaactacccacagcccagtaaatccctAAGACAATGacttagtaacaccatggagagatataacaattattacaaattggggtcggagaaatagcatggaggtaaggcatttgccttttatgcagaaggatggtggttcgaatcctggcatcccatatggtccctggtgcctaccaggggcgatttctgagcatagagccagaagtaacccctgagcactgccgggtgtgaccccaaaaacaaaaacaaaaacaaaataaaacaattattacaaattgaCCCGTTAATCTAAATTTTGATCATTCTATTTGCCAttgtattgtaacaaacaatacGAAATAAGTTTgtaggggccggaacaatagcacagcagtagagcatttgccttgcacgtggccaacacaggacagacccaggttatattcccgacatcccatatggtcccccaagcctgccaggagctctgtgctctgagcacaaagccaggagtaacccatgagagccgccaggtgtgacccaaaaaacaaacaaacaaacaaataaatgaaatttgtGTCTGCAAGGAAGTAGGTTAGGGTGGCAAATAGGAAACTGAGGACAGTGGTGGagaaaaggtcacactggtggtgggattagtattTGAAaacttaatgcctgaaacaactgtattatgaacgcCTTGGTAAATCAtgcttttataataaataaataaataaataaataaataaataaataaataaataaataaataaataaataaataaatagacttaaaattagaaaaggggttggagagattgtatagtgggtaaggtgcttgccttgcatgaaactgtcccaagttcaatccccaaaatcccCTGAGAAGTGACTAGAGTGCCCCCAAAAACAATCACAGAgaagatttttggggggggccacaccctatggtgctcaggtgttactcctgactctgctctagaaatcactcctggcaggctcggggatcatatggaatgttgaggattgaacccaggtcagtcctggttcagcctagtgcaaggcaaatgccctactatatcactccggccccacagacctgagttcgatccccggcgtcccatatggttcccctagccaggagcaatttttgagcacaaagccaggaataacccaagcatcaccaggtgtggtcccagaaaaaacaaaaaaaaattaaaaattaaaaattaaaaagagaacttCACTTTGGGGAAAGGGTAAGATATGGCTCCTTTAGCCACCTGGGGTGAACAGTCAACCAAAGTTTTTCAGACAAGACCTGAAAGTATTTCTGGGGTTATTTGCCTTCCCTATTTCTAGAAAGTGTGGTAGCCACTGCACACTAAAGAGAACAGTTATCCTAACTGGAAAATGCTTTGCACAGCAACCTCCTTcctcagaggggccagagagaggacGAAAGGCCTCATCCCCAACTGCAAGACCCTCTGTGGGTTCCAGAGCAGTGTCCAGAGAGGGAGAATGCACAAAGAGATCAACCTGCTCAGGGGCCCAGGGACAGACCTCTGGCCCCTCCAGCTCCCATCCCAGCTGGCATCATCTTCCCTGGCCGGGACTCCCggcctcccttcctttctcactGTTCTTCAAGCTCATGGTGTTACCCTGCCTCTGAGGAAATAGGAAAAAGTGTAAGAATATTTGGCCTATCTCCTTAGAGGTCTTTTCCCACTTAGCAAAATAAAATGAGGTCTCAAGCCCCACCTGGGGTATTTCCCCTCGACTCTCCCAGCCCTCTTCTTACCCCAGTGGGACCAGAatctctctccccatctcctcCACCTGCAGAAGGGACCCATCTCCACAGATTCAGGGCCAGTCAGTCCTGACTCAGCTGCTGCCTCCCAGTTTCTATTCTCCACAGCTCTGCTCCcacttttctcattattttgtccCCAAAACCTTCCTCTTCCCTCAGCTTCCAGGAGTCACCCAGcagttccatttttgtttttggttttggcccacacccagtgggttTCTCCAGGCTTATTCCATGTTTCTCACTCCGGGATCACTTCAggtagggctcagggggccacataGGGTGCAGGAGTTTGAACACTGAACATATGAAGCAAGTACCCTCTCCACCCAAACTCCAGCCCTTTGatatctctttccctttttccagGAGCCTTTGCTTCCCTCCTGACTTCCCTTTACAAAGTTTCCTGGGTTTCCCCTCCCCGGACATCTCTGGCCACCTCCCTAAGTCCTGCTGGCTTGCTCATCCctcttccttctctgtccttatcTACTGGTACCTTCTCGACTCATCCCAACCTAGGAATCTGGACCAGACATGGCCAGCACCCAGCCTACCTTTTTTCTGGCCTCTACTGCTGGATTTGTGTGTAATCCCTCCAAGGGATCTCTGTACACTACGAGGCAAGGTTGGAAATGGAAAGTAGTTGAGTTGGATCAGGTGCCCTTCACCCACCTTTATGGCTGGGCTAGAGATAAAAGACTAATAAACTTTATCTTTGGTAAATTGGGGACAGTGAAGTTCCTGTATgtgtgcgtgcacacacacacacctctcctgATCCATGTACTAGTTGTGGTGGACCCAAGGAGGAATGATCCCAGGAATCTGGACAGAAATAGATTAACAGGTCTGGCCTGAGAGGGGGTCTGGTGTCAGCCTGGTGAGTGTCCCCAATGCCTTGCTATGGTAGATCCCAGTGACATGAGGCTGCAGCAGCAAATGCCCAGAATTAGAATGGGCCACTGACCTCAACCTCCACCTGCCCCACAGCTGCTGTAGTGGGCCCACCTGCGAGATGACAACCCTGTCCTCTTCACCCACTCACTTCTCCGGGGACAGGACTCAGGCCCCTCAAATGCTCAAAAGGATGCCTTGCCCAGGGTCCTTGCTATCTGGGGAGTTTTGGGAAATTGCCTCCACCACAAGCAGTGATAGCCTAAGAATCCTGCTGGGAAAGAAAGGCTAGGAGACACCACCCTCCCAGGGAAGGGTCTGGGGAAGTGACATGATTGCAGGAAGAACAGAGGACAGGAAGGCCTGCTCCTCAGGTCACCCCCTCAGATCACTCACCTCATGACACCCCATCTCATAAAACCCCCCTCACAATAGCCCTCAGAACTCCCATCTCCTCTGCCCCTCCCTGCCTGCTGCTGGCTGTGCGAGGACACCTGGAAGGGCAGTAGTGCCAGGTCATTGGAGCCAGGATTCCAGATGTCCCATGCTCTCAGCAGGAGGGGGGTAGGGAGACCACACCCTGCCCCTCCCTGGGACACACTAGGACACAGACAAGACTCAGACAGCAGGAACACGCTATCCTTTATTTGCGGTTCTCAGAACACTGTACAAAGGGAGTAAAAATTCTATTCACACTTAGCTTAGAAAGATTTTGAGGTGAAAGTTCCCTATGGGATAGGGGTGGGGGGCAAGGCAGAGAATAGGACCAGTGCCCTCTCCTCCACTGAGGGCTCTGGGAAGGGGCCAGGCGCCTCCCCAACCTTGCTCCCAAAGGCAGCTGGAGGCGGAGGGAAGAGCAAGGTCTCTGCCCACCCTGGACCCAACAGCTCGATGCTTGGGGTGATCTCATGGCCCCCATATGCTCATGGGGGTAGAGGGTGTTCTCAGAAGGGCCGTCCACTTCCCAGGCGCCTCCAAGTACTGCAGGACTAAGATCTCATACCTGTCCTTTGTGCCCCTCTTTGGAGCTTCAAACCCACCACTCCCTCGTACCTCACTCCATTCTGTGGGAGACCTGATTCTCCAAACCTGCCCCCATCCCTGACCACGTCCTAAAGAGGGGAGGGGCGCTCTAGCTTGTCCCCACCCTCCTCCTTCACACCAGTCTTCTGTAGCTATACACACCCCTTCTAAGTCTCCACGCACCCCTAATTCCCACCCCCTCTCCCAGGGCCAGGATGGCAAATGGGGGAGCATGCGTTCCCCCTCACCCGACATAGGTGGGTGTAGGAGCTGCCCGCAGCATGGCCTGGAGGGGACGTCTCTTAGCCCCACAAGCTCCCCCACATCGGCCCACCGAGTGTCATCCTAAGACGGCAGAATCCAAGTGGAACGTTCTAGAAGCTGTACCATCCCCTTTGCAGGAGTTAAAGTGCTTTAGTGGCCTGAGGATGAGCAAAGTGGGCAGCGGGGCTTCCTGGGCCCTCTTGTGTCATCTCCCAGGTCTGTGCTCAGCCTGGGAGTCCAGCTGGGCCCGTGGCCTCCCCATCCCCAGAGTCTCTATTCAAAAGGCAAAAAAGGAAGAGATCCAAAGAACTAGAAGAGGTCAGCGCCCTGGGGGGGCCCATCCCGACCCCAACCCCACTAAAAGCTACTTTGAATCGGCTACTGGGGCAGGGAGGGGGGGACCGGGGCTCAGAGGCTCCGGCCCGGCTCCGGCATCATCCAGAAGTTCCTCATCTTCGGGCAGCGCCCCGGCTGCGGCCTTCCACACGCCCCGCCatccagggcagggcaggggctgCCCCCTCAGTACTTATTGATCCCAAAGATTCGGACCCCGTGCAGCTGGGGCAGCTTCGGGATGAGCACAGTCATCAGGGATACGGTGTTGAGAACGAAGTGGACCTGGTCGTACTTGGTGTAGAAGCTGGTGAGGAAGTACCTGAGGATCGAGAAGGCAGGCtttccaatggtcctcaaactacggccctcgggccacatattgtatttattcccattttgtttcttcacttcttttttttttttttttttttttttggtttttgggccacacccggcggtgctcaggagttactcctggctgtctgctcagaaattgctcctggcaggcacgggggaccatatgggacaccgggattcgaaccaaccaccttttggtcctggatcggctgcttgcaaggcaaatgcccctgtgctatctctccgggcccttgtttcttcacttctaaataagatatatgcagtgtgaatagaaatttgttcataatttttgtttttactataatctggccctccaacagtctgaaggacagtgaactggcaccctgtttaaaaagtttgaggacccctgcccctCTGCCAACACCCTGTTACCTCTTTCAGCCCCCTAGCTTTTACCCCAGATCTCTTCTGTGTCAGAGAAGCACtgacttccctccctcctttcagtCCTACATGGGGAACTGGAAGCAACCAACCCCCAGGAGGGGCCCTCACCCTGGATCTACTCACAGCACGATGGGGGTGATGGTCAGAAACTTCCGCGAGGCTGTGAACTGGACCCCATAGTCCATCTGCTCCCAGTGGGTCAGCAGCCTGGCTTTGCCCTGGTCTGGGGTCTCGAAGGGTGTCCCCTTCACCGTGTGCAGGAAGATGTACATGCCCTGAAAGAGAGGTCATCTGTCATCATTCTCCCGGGCCCCAGGGAG
This genomic interval carries:
- the ORMDL3 gene encoding ORM1-like protein 3 — translated: MNVGTAHSEVNPNTRVMNSRGIWLSYVLAIGLLHVVLLSIPFASVPVVWTLTNLIHNLGMYIFLHTVKGTPFETPDQGKARLLTHWEQMDYGVQFTASRKFLTITPIVLYFLTSFYTKYDQVHFVLNTVSLMTVLIPKLPQLHGVRIFGINKY